A window of the Sneathiella sp. P13V-1 genome harbors these coding sequences:
- a CDS encoding O-acetylhomoserine aminocarboxypropyltransferase produces the protein MSEPKFETLSIHAGAAPDPTTGARTTPIYQTASYVFDDADHAAELFNLQAFGNIYSRLTNPTNAVLEERVATLEGGATALAVASGHAAQLITFHTLMEPGDEFLASTRLYGGSITQFSQSFKKFDWNAIFVDPADPENFRKALTPKCKAIFIESLANPGGVVTDIEPIAKIAHEAGIPLIVDNTMASPYLCRPIEWGADIVLHSATKFLGGHGNSVGGLIVDSGKFDWSASNKFPTLSQPNPSYHGLKFHETFGELAFGIACRALGLRDLGPALSPFNAFLIVTGIETLPLRMKQHSENALKVAEYLSSHEKVAWVSQAALPNDPYNALAKKYMRDGHGGAVMTFGVKGGYEAGVKVVESVDLFSHLANIGDTRSLIIHPASTTHRQLGEEQQIAAGAGPDVVRLSIGIENVDDIIADLEQALAQV, from the coding sequence ATGAGCGAACCTAAATTTGAGACACTCTCCATCCATGCAGGGGCAGCACCGGATCCAACGACAGGGGCCAGAACAACACCGATCTATCAAACAGCATCTTACGTCTTTGACGATGCCGATCACGCGGCGGAGCTGTTTAACCTTCAGGCGTTCGGAAATATCTATTCCCGACTGACGAACCCTACAAATGCAGTTCTGGAAGAACGCGTTGCTACATTGGAAGGCGGCGCGACGGCATTGGCAGTGGCGTCGGGCCATGCGGCGCAACTTATCACCTTTCACACACTGATGGAGCCAGGTGATGAGTTTCTAGCATCCACGCGTCTATATGGCGGATCCATCACACAGTTCAGTCAGTCTTTTAAGAAGTTCGACTGGAATGCCATTTTTGTGGATCCTGCCGATCCGGAAAACTTCCGTAAAGCCCTGACACCAAAATGTAAGGCGATCTTTATCGAAAGCCTGGCGAACCCAGGCGGTGTCGTAACCGATATCGAACCAATTGCCAAAATTGCTCATGAAGCAGGTATCCCGCTGATCGTAGACAACACCATGGCAAGTCCATATCTGTGTCGCCCGATTGAATGGGGCGCGGATATTGTTCTGCATTCCGCAACGAAGTTCTTAGGCGGTCATGGTAATTCTGTTGGTGGTCTTATCGTCGACAGCGGTAAGTTTGACTGGAGCGCATCAAACAAATTCCCAACTTTAAGCCAGCCGAACCCATCTTACCACGGTCTCAAATTCCATGAGACATTTGGAGAGCTTGCTTTTGGTATTGCCTGCCGTGCGCTTGGTCTGCGCGACTTGGGCCCTGCCCTGTCTCCGTTCAATGCGTTTCTGATCGTTACGGGTATAGAAACCCTGCCCCTCCGTATGAAGCAGCATAGCGAAAATGCGCTGAAGGTAGCTGAATATCTGTCATCCCACGAAAAAGTGGCTTGGGTATCTCAGGCCGCGTTGCCAAACGATCCGTATAATGCTCTTGCCAAGAAATATATGCGTGACGGCCATGGTGGTGCGGTGATGACATTTGGCGTTAAAGGAGGATATGAAGCCGGCGTTAAGGTTGTTGAAAGCGTCGATCTTTTTTCCCACCTTGCCAACATTGGCGACACACGCAGCCTGATCATCCACCCGGCATCCACCACTCACCGTCAATTGGGTGAAGAGCAGCAAATCGCCGCGGGTGCAGGCCCTGACGTTGTCCGTCTGTCCATTGGTATTGAAAATGTGGATGATATTATCGCAGATCTGGAACAGGCACTGGCCCAGGTCTAA
- the rplM gene encoding 50S ribosomal protein L13, whose amino-acid sequence MKTYSAKPTEVESKWLIIDAEGLVLGRLATIIANRLRGKHKPMYTPHIDCGDHVVVINAEKVALTGKKMTDKVFYWHTGHPGGIKSQTMEKRLGGDYPERVIEKAVQRMVPKGPLGRAQLKKLRVYAGSEHPHEAQKPEVLDVAAMNSKNSRSI is encoded by the coding sequence ATGAAAACCTATTCTGCAAAACCTACTGAGGTTGAAAGCAAATGGCTGATTATCGACGCTGAAGGGCTCGTTCTCGGTCGGCTGGCAACCATCATTGCAAACCGCCTGCGCGGTAAGCATAAACCAATGTACACCCCACATATCGATTGTGGCGACCATGTAGTTGTGATCAACGCTGAGAAGGTTGCACTGACCGGTAAGAAAATGACTGACAAAGTCTTCTACTGGCACACAGGTCATCCAGGCGGTATCAAAAGCCAGACAATGGAAAAACGCCTAGGTGGTGATTATCCGGAGCGTGTTATTGAAAAAGCCGTTCAGCGTATGGTTCCAAAAGGTCCTCTAGGCCGTGCGCAGCTGAAAAAACTGCGTGTCTATGCTGGTTCCGAGCATCCACATGAAGCACAGAAGCCAGAAGTTCTGGACGTTGCTGCCATGAACTCCAAAAACTCAAGGAGCATCTAA
- a CDS encoding CsgG/HfaB family protein produces MNKFLASLIISAPLFATGCVATSSQNISLEQGPPVQTVSTPYQNLMGCIADQKAMRGAWAVGEIVDATGKVSTDVNGTGRFVSQGAGDMMQTMLLHAGAEKVLNRRDPRPVVLEANWGKRTLRTAGTMDYYLTGSINTLDFIPGASAEVTVAGIGPRYRQSRALVGLDLHLTRADTTEVVGAVNISKQIFAEELGFGIGRFFGTTLVDFDLGSGNREPLQLSLRSMLQYGLFEILKQVEPDLESKCQPIVDRVEGVQETEAT; encoded by the coding sequence ATGAATAAGTTTCTCGCAAGCCTTATCATAAGCGCTCCTCTCTTCGCGACAGGGTGTGTTGCGACATCCTCCCAGAATATCTCATTGGAACAAGGGCCTCCTGTCCAGACAGTAAGCACCCCATACCAAAATTTGATGGGATGTATTGCAGATCAGAAAGCCATGCGCGGTGCGTGGGCAGTGGGCGAGATTGTGGATGCAACGGGCAAGGTTTCCACCGATGTGAACGGCACAGGCCGATTTGTGTCCCAAGGTGCCGGTGACATGATGCAAACCATGTTGCTTCATGCAGGCGCTGAGAAGGTTCTCAACCGCCGCGATCCACGTCCTGTTGTTCTCGAAGCAAACTGGGGTAAACGTACTCTGAGAACCGCAGGGACAATGGACTATTACCTAACAGGTTCCATCAACACCCTTGATTTCATTCCGGGCGCATCAGCGGAAGTAACCGTTGCTGGGATCGGTCCTCGCTACCGCCAAAGCCGTGCTCTTGTCGGATTGGACCTTCATCTTACCCGTGCAGACACCACCGAGGTCGTAGGCGCAGTGAATATCTCAAAACAGATTTTTGCAGAAGAGCTGGGCTTTGGAATCGGTCGCTTCTTCGGCACCACATTGGTCGATTTTGACCTGGGATCCGGCAACCGCGAACCATTGCAACTCTCCCTTCGCTCCATGCTCCAGTACGGCCTGTTTGAAATCCTGAAGCAAGTTGAGCCAGATCTGGAATCCAAATGCCAACCCATCGTAGATCGGGTTGAAGGTGTTCAGGAAACTGAAGCCACATAA
- a CDS encoding enoyl-CoA hydratase, whose amino-acid sequence MSAQPSVQNGTPNLIEISVVDRIASFKLNDAKTRNALSSEMMGLIEKNMLELGERKDVSVIVLEADGPVFSSGHNLKEVMSDHRKQAMMDLFNQCSQMMQTIVNLPKPVIAKVNGVATAAGCQLVASADLAFASTSSKFATPGVNLGLFCSTPMVALSRNVSPKHAMEMLLGGEFIDADHAARIGLINRAVAEEELDAVVHEFAARIASKSPLTVKTGKTAFYQQLPMSLKDAYDYASEVMADNMQTHDAQEGIGAFLEKRDPKWTGE is encoded by the coding sequence ATGTCAGCCCAGCCCTCCGTGCAAAATGGCACCCCAAATCTGATCGAGATATCAGTCGTGGACAGGATTGCATCTTTTAAACTTAATGATGCAAAGACCAGGAACGCATTGTCGTCAGAGATGATGGGGCTCATTGAAAAGAACATGCTGGAACTTGGAGAGCGCAAGGATGTTTCCGTCATTGTGCTTGAAGCAGATGGGCCCGTATTCAGCTCTGGTCACAACCTGAAAGAAGTCATGAGTGATCACCGCAAACAGGCGATGATGGATCTGTTCAACCAGTGTAGCCAAATGATGCAGACGATTGTGAACCTGCCAAAACCTGTGATCGCCAAAGTAAATGGCGTGGCAACAGCAGCTGGGTGCCAATTGGTGGCAAGTGCAGATCTTGCCTTTGCCAGCACTTCGTCAAAATTCGCGACCCCGGGCGTTAATCTGGGTCTCTTCTGCTCCACTCCTATGGTAGCACTTAGCCGGAACGTATCGCCTAAGCATGCAATGGAAATGCTTCTGGGCGGTGAATTTATAGACGCCGATCATGCTGCTCGTATTGGGTTGATCAACCGCGCTGTAGCAGAGGAAGAACTTGATGCGGTCGTGCATGAATTTGCCGCGCGTATTGCCTCGAAATCACCGCTTACAGTCAAAACCGGTAAAACCGCTTTCTATCAGCAACTGCCAATGTCCCTGAAAGATGCCTACGACTACGCATCTGAGGTTATGGCCGATAACATGCAAACGCATGATGCTCAGGAAGGTATCGGTGCTTTCCTGGAAAAACGTGATCCCAAATGGACTGGGGAATAG
- the rpsI gene encoding 30S ribosomal protein S9, which produces MADEANTLEDLKNLTSGAAAEGAEVIEAAEVIDAPLAEPKIDELGRSYATGKRKDAIARVWIKPGSGKITVNGRDQEVYFARPVLRMVVAQAFEIADRVDQFDVVCTVKGGGLSGQAGAVRHGISKALTYYEPALRRSLKAAGFLTRDSRVVERKKYGRAKARRSFQFSKR; this is translated from the coding sequence ATGGCTGATGAAGCAAACACACTCGAAGATTTGAAGAATCTGACAAGCGGTGCGGCAGCCGAAGGCGCCGAAGTTATCGAAGCTGCTGAAGTTATCGATGCCCCTCTGGCAGAGCCAAAAATCGACGAACTGGGCCGCTCTTATGCGACTGGTAAGCGTAAAGATGCGATCGCACGCGTTTGGATCAAGCCAGGTTCTGGTAAGATCACAGTGAACGGTCGTGACCAGGAAGTATACTTCGCACGTCCAGTGTTGCGCATGGTTGTTGCACAGGCTTTTGAAATTGCCGACCGCGTTGATCAGTTCGACGTTGTTTGTACTGTTAAAGGTGGTGGCCTTTCTGGTCAGGCCGGTGCGGTACGTCACGGTATTTCCAAAGCACTGACATACTACGAACCAGCTCTGCGTCGTTCACTGAAAGCAGCTGGCTTCCTGACACGCGATAGCCGTGTTGTTGAACGTAAGAAATACGGCCGTGCGAAAGCCCGTCGTAGCTTCCAGTTCTCAAAACGTTAA
- a CDS encoding GNAT family N-acetyltransferase, with the protein MTIDYRRGRDDDAEGLITLIEKCYAGYEGCVLDVDNEEPQLRHIKTYFEGLGGEFWVAEKEGNVVGCIGYKPVEGGVEIKHLYVDGDIRRQGLGTTLCDLVEEAAVKRKCEKIVLWTDTRFHEAHSLYERRGFVGKTETRELHDLSKSVEYYYEKTLP; encoded by the coding sequence ATGACAATTGACTATCGACGCGGACGTGATGATGACGCAGAGGGATTAATCACCCTTATTGAAAAATGTTACGCAGGGTATGAGGGCTGCGTGTTGGATGTGGATAATGAAGAGCCACAGTTACGCCATATCAAGACCTACTTTGAAGGTCTGGGTGGAGAGTTCTGGGTTGCTGAAAAAGAGGGGAACGTTGTCGGCTGTATCGGATACAAACCGGTAGAGGGAGGCGTAGAGATCAAACATCTATACGTGGATGGTGATATTCGGCGTCAGGGGTTAGGGACAACCCTTTGTGATCTGGTTGAAGAAGCTGCCGTCAAACGGAAGTGTGAGAAAATTGTATTGTGGACGGACACGCGTTTTCATGAAGCCCACAGCCTTTATGAACGCCGTGGGTTTGTGGGCAAAACGGAAACGCGCGAATTGCACGATTTGAGCAAATCCGTTGAGTATTACTATGAGAAGACTTTGCCCTGA
- a CDS encoding LysE family translocator gives MDIFMLPEVSTIFLFITSASLLTIAPGPDNVYVAIRGLAQGWKAGLVAALGLITGLFVHILLAALGLSAVLASSPILFATVKYAGAAYILYVGWQIYKSGPVSLTTDTPASPLWAIYRQTIMMNILNPKVALFFLAFLPQFVDINSEYATHQFVIFGFLFQAVALVIMGGIGLFAGIASARFAAAGSGQNWLPKFAGSMVMLLGAYIPGKDLWSALSEI, from the coding sequence ATGGATATTTTTATGCTTCCTGAAGTCTCAACCATTTTTTTGTTTATTACATCTGCTTCGCTCCTCACCATCGCGCCGGGACCTGACAATGTTTATGTCGCCATTCGTGGGCTGGCTCAGGGTTGGAAAGCGGGCCTGGTTGCGGCATTAGGGCTTATAACAGGCTTGTTTGTTCACATCTTGTTGGCGGCCCTGGGATTGTCAGCCGTACTGGCGAGCTCTCCTATTTTGTTCGCCACTGTCAAATATGCAGGAGCCGCCTACATCCTGTATGTGGGCTGGCAGATCTATAAATCCGGCCCCGTCTCTCTCACTACAGACACGCCAGCCTCTCCGCTTTGGGCCATCTACCGTCAAACCATTATGATGAATATCCTGAACCCGAAAGTCGCACTATTCTTCCTTGCCTTCCTTCCTCAGTTTGTCGATATCAACAGTGAGTACGCCACCCATCAGTTTGTGATCTTTGGTTTTCTTTTTCAGGCCGTTGCTCTGGTTATTATGGGCGGTATTGGTCTTTTCGCCGGAATAGCCTCCGCACGGTTTGCTGCCGCGGGAAGTGGCCAGAACTGGCTTCCGAAATTTGCAGGCTCCATGGTCATGTTATTGGGGGCTTACATTCCCGGGAAAGACCTGTGGTCCGCACTTAGTGAGATTTAA
- a CDS encoding CoA-binding protein produces MDHENYSDEYIGDILAETKTIAVVGASDNVVRPSYMVMKYLKRKGYRVIPVNPGKAGNELLGETVYASLKDIKDPVDMVDCFRASDAIPGIVEEAKAIKAKVIWTQLGVFHSEAARDAEEAGMKVVMNRCPKIEFGRLSGEIAYMGGTSRIISSKRNKLLGKRNERT; encoded by the coding sequence ATGGATCACGAAAATTACAGTGATGAATATATCGGCGACATTCTGGCCGAAACAAAAACCATTGCCGTGGTGGGAGCAAGCGACAATGTCGTGCGCCCCTCTTACATGGTGATGAAATACCTTAAACGAAAAGGGTATCGCGTTATTCCGGTTAATCCGGGAAAAGCAGGCAATGAGCTGTTGGGAGAGACAGTTTACGCCTCACTTAAAGACATCAAGGATCCTGTGGATATGGTGGATTGCTTTCGGGCATCCGATGCCATTCCGGGAATTGTAGAGGAAGCCAAGGCCATTAAGGCCAAGGTGATCTGGACACAACTTGGTGTATTCCATTCCGAAGCGGCTAGGGACGCGGAGGAAGCGGGCATGAAGGTTGTTATGAACCGCTGCCCAAAAATCGAGTTTGGTCGCCTTTCGGGGGAAATTGCGTATATGGGCGGCACATCTCGGATCATCTCATCAAAACGAAATAAACTACTGGGGAAACGCAATGAGCGAACCTAA
- a CDS encoding substrate-binding periplasmic protein, which produces MGKLVKWIALTLFFLLLSQEKQIQAQELYIISGQATEESLVIKPIIRAAYKAIGVYPVFKYYRGSRSLNLVNRGAHDAELGRIMGINLIYENLVRVDVPIFSIRFAMIVRKGTPKVPFDRSSVGDVKLAYPRGIEYLKRRLKGENSWEITDDHEILLMLEGKRIDFGFMPLLTARKLIDRFPGLEIRDGPFEPAEVYHYIHKKHIHLKSKLELSLRKLMPV; this is translated from the coding sequence ATGGGTAAATTAGTCAAATGGATCGCCCTGACACTTTTCTTTTTACTGCTTTCGCAGGAAAAGCAAATACAGGCGCAGGAGCTTTACATCATTTCCGGGCAAGCGACGGAAGAGTCACTTGTGATCAAACCCATTATTCGCGCTGCATATAAGGCGATTGGTGTATATCCAGTGTTCAAATATTACCGCGGAAGTCGAAGCCTGAATTTGGTGAACCGTGGGGCACATGACGCGGAACTTGGTCGGATTATGGGGATAAACCTGATCTACGAAAATCTCGTTCGTGTAGATGTGCCGATATTCAGTATCAGATTTGCCATGATCGTTAGAAAAGGTACTCCTAAGGTCCCTTTTGACAGGTCGAGTGTAGGCGATGTTAAACTCGCATACCCAAGAGGGATTGAGTATTTAAAACGCCGTCTGAAGGGCGAGAATAGCTGGGAAATTACTGACGATCATGAAATTTTGTTAATGCTTGAAGGCAAGCGCATTGATTTTGGTTTTATGCCACTTCTGACGGCTCGAAAACTGATAGACCGATTTCCTGGTTTGGAAATTCGTGATGGCCCCTTTGAACCCGCTGAGGTCTACCATTATATCCATAAAAAACATATACATCTGAAATCAAAGCTAGAACTCTCATTGAGAAAGCTTATGCCCGTATAA
- a CDS encoding nitroreductase family protein, with amino-acid sequence MVKVFNPGEVYDPISYPDRRDYSDQVMIEKSSEFCTNIQKRHSTREFSGKPVPREVIENCLKAASTAPSGANHQPWHFCVIETAELKAKIREAAEEEERAFYGGRAADEWLSALSGLGTDTDKPFLEIAPYLIIVFAERYGVTEEGENYKNYYVNESVGIATGFLINALHDSGLATLTHTPNPMKFLNEICGRPDNEKPFLILVTGHPADDAVIPRKSTYKKEASEYSSFL; translated from the coding sequence ATGGTAAAAGTATTCAATCCAGGGGAAGTGTATGATCCAATTAGTTATCCCGATCGCAGGGATTACTCTGATCAGGTAATGATTGAGAAATCATCCGAGTTTTGCACGAATATCCAAAAACGGCATTCTACACGAGAGTTTTCCGGCAAGCCGGTGCCCCGTGAAGTAATCGAAAACTGCCTAAAAGCTGCATCGACCGCACCCAGCGGTGCCAATCATCAACCATGGCATTTTTGCGTTATAGAAACAGCGGAATTAAAAGCAAAAATTCGTGAAGCAGCTGAAGAAGAAGAACGCGCCTTTTATGGTGGACGTGCAGCGGATGAATGGCTTTCGGCTTTATCAGGTCTTGGTACAGATACCGATAAGCCCTTCCTTGAAATTGCTCCTTATTTGATCATCGTTTTTGCAGAGCGCTACGGTGTCACCGAAGAAGGTGAGAATTACAAGAATTATTATGTGAATGAATCTGTGGGAATTGCGACTGGCTTTTTGATCAATGCGCTGCATGACTCAGGTCTTGCAACATTGACGCACACGCCAAATCCAATGAAGTTCTTGAACGAGATTTGTGGACGACCTGATAATGAAAAGCCGTTCCTCATTCTTGTGACGGGGCATCCTGCAGACGATGCGGTTATCCCTAGGAAATCCACATACAAAAAAGAGGCGAGTGAGTATAGCTCATTTCTATAG
- a CDS encoding antibiotic biosynthesis monooxygenase family protein yields the protein MIIRIFRVQIKPELREEFEGKFKTASVQSIEGQVGFISAEIGFPTDQAPDEYTMISRWKSKTDLIDFLGEKWGEAHIPSEMQKYLVDCWVHHYEA from the coding sequence ATGATTATCAGAATTTTCAGAGTTCAAATTAAACCTGAGCTCAGGGAAGAGTTTGAAGGAAAGTTTAAAACTGCATCTGTTCAATCTATTGAGGGGCAGGTCGGATTTATTTCTGCTGAAATAGGATTCCCTACAGATCAGGCGCCAGATGAATATACGATGATTTCAAGGTGGAAAAGTAAGACGGATCTGATTGATTTCCTGGGAGAAAAGTGGGGCGAGGCGCATATTCCAAGTGAAATGCAAAAGTATTTGGTTGACTGCTGGGTACACCATTATGAGGCTTAA
- a CDS encoding chloramphenicol acetyltransferase has product MKEINLNSWSRRPAYELFRRSQQPHFNVTAPVDVTGMMQHIKPTGVSVFNYTLYAIMKAVNDVPELRLRFDGDRVFELDVTHPSYTVPIADNNFAFCQTEFSDDWQRFNNNCAASIEEAKKQTKLKEEADHFKWTYLTCAPWLSFTGMTHPVAGPDDCIPRIAWGKITKSDQGYNMPLNIQMHHALADGFHISQFFQKVEENLATASDL; this is encoded by the coding sequence ATGAAGGAAATTAATCTCAATAGCTGGTCTAGGCGACCCGCATATGAGTTATTCAGGAGAAGCCAACAACCTCATTTCAATGTGACAGCACCGGTTGATGTGACAGGAATGATGCAGCATATTAAGCCGACGGGCGTCTCTGTCTTTAACTACACTCTGTATGCTATTATGAAAGCTGTGAACGACGTTCCGGAGCTTCGTTTACGGTTTGATGGGGACAGAGTTTTCGAACTGGATGTGACCCACCCCTCCTACACAGTCCCCATCGCTGACAATAATTTTGCATTTTGCCAAACTGAGTTTTCCGACGATTGGCAAAGGTTTAACAACAATTGCGCTGCTTCAATCGAAGAGGCAAAAAAACAAACCAAGCTGAAAGAAGAAGCGGATCATTTCAAGTGGACCTACCTAACATGCGCCCCCTGGCTTAGTTTTACAGGCATGACCCATCCAGTTGCCGGCCCAGACGATTGCATACCGCGCATCGCCTGGGGAAAGATCACAAAGTCAGATCAGGGTTACAACATGCCACTCAATATCCAAATGCACCACGCTTTGGCAGATGGCTTCCACATCTCCCAATTTTTTCAAAAAGTTGAAGAGAATCTGGCAACCGCTTCTGATCTATAG
- a CDS encoding COX15/CtaA family protein, which produces MPYGADLPSENRRRLAIWLIVVAALVVSMVILGGVTRLTNSGLSMVEWKPVTGWLPPIGEEAWNAEFEKYKAFPEYKKVNKGMSLDEFKGIFVFEYAHRVLGRIIGLAFFVPMVFFILTRTVKARHIPRLIGLLILGGGQGVMGWVMVKSGLVDHPDVSHYRLTAHLSLACLIFMALLWTALDLLKNDEEITPPSALKSLAQIVMWLVFVQILIGGFVAGLNAGFIYNEWPLMGDGFLPEEFMDLTPWYMNFMENIATIQFTHRIGAYVVLAASLVAVWKVMKAGNLKQVKAARMLAATVILQILIGIWTLLAVVPVSLGALHQAGGLMVLGASVFLLHRLSR; this is translated from the coding sequence TGCCATCAGAAAACCGTCGACGATTAGCGATCTGGCTGATCGTTGTTGCTGCGCTTGTGGTTTCCATGGTGATCTTGGGCGGTGTGACGCGTCTCACCAATTCCGGTCTTTCCATGGTGGAATGGAAACCTGTAACAGGGTGGCTTCCCCCAATTGGGGAGGAGGCGTGGAACGCAGAGTTTGAGAAATACAAAGCCTTCCCCGAATATAAGAAGGTCAATAAAGGCATGTCCCTTGATGAATTTAAAGGCATCTTTGTCTTTGAATACGCTCACCGGGTATTAGGGCGGATCATTGGCCTGGCTTTCTTTGTGCCCATGGTATTTTTTATTCTGACCCGAACCGTGAAAGCGCGCCATATTCCGCGCCTGATTGGATTGCTGATACTGGGCGGTGGTCAAGGTGTTATGGGCTGGGTCATGGTGAAAAGTGGCCTTGTGGACCACCCGGATGTCAGCCATTATCGCCTCACCGCGCATCTATCATTGGCATGCCTGATATTTATGGCGTTGCTTTGGACGGCACTTGATTTGCTCAAAAATGACGAAGAGATAACCCCGCCAAGTGCGTTAAAATCGTTGGCACAAATCGTAATGTGGTTGGTTTTCGTTCAGATTTTAATTGGTGGTTTTGTTGCCGGTCTAAATGCCGGCTTCATCTATAATGAATGGCCCCTGATGGGGGATGGCTTCCTGCCGGAAGAGTTTATGGACCTCACCCCGTGGTACATGAATTTCATGGAAAATATCGCCACCATACAATTTACCCACCGCATCGGCGCATATGTGGTGCTGGCGGCGTCGTTGGTTGCTGTATGGAAAGTAATGAAAGCCGGAAATTTGAAGCAGGTTAAAGCGGCGCGTATGTTGGCTGCAACAGTAATCCTGCAAATTCTGATTGGGATCTGGACTTTGCTTGCTGTTGTGCCTGTGTCCCTGGGCGCACTGCATCAGGCGGGCGGGTTGATGGTGTTGGGTGCATCCGTCTTTTTGCTGCATCGCCTCAGCCGATAA
- a CDS encoding VOC family protein: MIGKLDHLVLTVADLEATKHFYCDVLGMTFEPFGEGRQALHFGEQKINLHIKGKELEPKADVALPGTADLCFIIDGTIEGCAAKLKEGGVPVLEGPVKRTGATGTITSLYVRDPDRNLIELSVYDN, encoded by the coding sequence ATGATAGGTAAATTGGATCATTTGGTGCTAACCGTCGCGGATTTGGAGGCGACAAAGCATTTCTATTGTGATGTGCTCGGGATGACGTTTGAGCCTTTTGGTGAAGGACGGCAAGCCCTTCATTTTGGGGAGCAGAAGATAAACCTTCATATCAAAGGGAAAGAGCTGGAACCCAAAGCTGATGTCGCCCTTCCTGGAACTGCGGATCTCTGTTTTATCATTGACGGGACAATAGAGGGGTGCGCTGCAAAGCTGAAGGAAGGCGGAGTTCCAGTTTTGGAGGGGCCAGTAAAAAGAACGGGTGCGACCGGAACCATTACATCTCTTTATGTAAGAGATCCCGATCGCAACCTTATCGAATTGTCCGTTTACGACAATTGA
- a CDS encoding PaaI family thioesterase gives MPLMTGEDLLEFQKREFPQTVDMNIVVDEISDEHISLHMETGERHLRPGGTVSGPTMMEFADLTMYFLLLAQIGPVALAVTTNLNINFLRKPEPGVLKAEGKLLKLGRSLAVGDISIYSGNIEGPVAHVTTTYSIPPKR, from the coding sequence ATGCCTTTGATGACAGGTGAGGATCTGCTGGAGTTCCAGAAAAGGGAATTCCCGCAAACTGTAGATATGAATATCGTGGTGGATGAGATCAGCGATGAGCATATTTCATTACACATGGAGACAGGAGAGCGACATCTGCGTCCCGGCGGTACTGTGTCTGGCCCCACAATGATGGAATTTGCCGATCTCACTATGTATTTTCTTCTTTTGGCGCAGATCGGTCCAGTTGCGCTCGCCGTGACAACTAACCTGAACATCAATTTTCTGAGGAAACCGGAACCCGGCGTATTGAAGGCAGAGGGTAAGCTGTTGAAATTAGGGCGCTCTTTGGCGGTCGGGGATATTTCAATATATTCTGGAAATATTGAAGGCCCTGTTGCGCATGTAACAACCACTTATTCAATCCCACCAAAACGGTAA